In a genomic window of Zingiber officinale cultivar Zhangliang chromosome 9B, Zo_v1.1, whole genome shotgun sequence:
- the LOC122024355 gene encoding uncharacterized protein LOC122024355 isoform X2, whose translation MATYLGDQEDTVETLEYLLQISKSMAGRDRLNADEGILPGVLRRLSSSPEPLLLPRLLLVRNLCYGDCANQEVFLSAGGLDRVASALIGQASISLDAVRTVLQILANFVASDEANKEAVWARFFPLWFNELSRSRDAAIHNTLCRVLLACCTEGEWRRRLSELLEIERGLPILLNIVATMLRVIQNEAPAPFYFLLGKACVQEAYFTIVFQALSSNNFMDIGRCGVNFTEEQIFLLQILSDCLHTFPRHLETVSKNFALGLLKILIEAYRVISDRSLNESNSKSGPANKALHFSLLILRDMFSWKQSVTATEDPADSFQCEDLVELLLRFLRELEPPITTDDGKMEALLNPKVPLYVNFRKDVVSVICNYLGGRKQVQDEIRKKDGIPLLLQQCIVEESYYPNLREIATLTIRNLLEDNLANQYEVAQLELKEPVITPQIAQMGLKVEIDKDTRRPKLVKEEKAFC comes from the exons ATGGCGACCTACCTCGGCGACCAGGAAGACACCGTCGAAACCCTAGAATACCTCCTCCAAATCAGCAAGAGCATGGCCGGCCGCGACCGCCTCAACGCCGACGAAGGAATCCTACCCGGCGTCCTCCGCCGCCTTTCCTCATCTCCTGAGCCGCTCCTTTTGCCTCGCCTTTTACTCGTCCGAAACCTCTGCTACGGCGACTGCGCCAACCAGGAAGTCTTCCTCTCTGCCGGTGGCCTCGATCGGGTCGCTTCCGCCCTCATCGGTCAGGCCTCCATCAGCTTGGATGCCGTTCGGACGGTGCTTCAGATCCTGGCCAACTTCGTTGCCAGTGACGAGGCAAACAAGGAAGCGGTGTGGGCTCGGTTCTTCCCCCTCTGGTTTAACGAGTTGTCTAGGTCGAGGGACGCTGCCATTCACAATACCCTCTGCAGGGTTTTGCTCGCCTGCTGTACTGAAGGGGAATGGCGCCGGAGGCTGAGCGAGCTTCTCGAGATCGAGAGGGGATTACCAATTCTACTGAACATTGTCGCCACCATGCTCCGAG TTATTCAGAACGAAGCGCCCGCGCCATTCTACTTTCTCCTAGGAAAAGCTTGTGTCCAGGAAGCATATTTTACCATTGTGTTTCAGGCCTTGAGCTCGAATAATTTCATGGACATTGGGAGGTGTGGTGTTAACTTCACTGAAGAGCAAATATTCCTTCTTCAAATACTATCAGATTGCTTGCACACCTTTCCTCGACATCTTGAAACCGTTTCTAAAAATTTTGCACTTGGTCTTCTTAAAATTTTGATAGAAGCTTACAGGGTTATCAGTGATAGATCCCTAAATGAATCTAATTCCAAGtctggtcctgcaaataaagcccTACATTTCTCACTCCTGATCTTGAGGGACATGTTCTCTTGGAAACAAAGTGTAACAGCAACTGAGGACCCTGCTGACTCATTTCAGTGCGAAGATCTGGTAGAGCTTCTTTTAAGATTTCTTCGAGAACTTGAACCCCCGATTACTACTGACGATGGAAAAATGGAGGCTTTGTTGAACCCAAAAGTGCCCCTTTATGTTAACTTCCGGAAGGATGTAGTTTCTGTCATTTGCAATTATTTAGGTGGAAGGAAGCAGGTTCAAGATGAGATCAGAAAGAAGGATGGGATCCCTCTTTTACTGCAACAGTGCATTGTTGAGGAAAGTTATTATCCTAACCTGAGAGAAATTGCCACATTAACTATCCGAAACTTGCTGGAAGATAATCTAGCCAACCAATATGAAGTCGCCCAACTCGAATTGAAAGAGCCAGTCATCACACCTCAAATTGCTCAAATGGGACTGAAGGTGGAAATAGACAAGGACACTCGGCGCCCAAAGTTGGTAA aagaagaaaaagcttTCTGCTAG
- the LOC122024355 gene encoding uncharacterized protein LOC122024355 isoform X1, producing the protein MATYLGDQEDTVETLEYLLQISKSMAGRDRLNADEGILPGVLRRLSSSPEPLLLPRLLLVRNLCYGDCANQEVFLSAGGLDRVASALIGQASISLDAVRTVLQILANFVASDEANKEAVWARFFPLWFNELSRSRDAAIHNTLCRVLLACCTEGEWRRRLSELLEIERGLPILLNIVATMLRVIQNEAPAPFYFLLGKACVQEAYFTIVFQALSSNNFMDIGRCGVNFTEEQIFLLQILSDCLHTFPRHLETVSKNFALGLLKILIEAYRVISDRSLNESNSKSGPANKALHFSLLILRDMFSWKQSVTATEDPADSFQCEDLVELLLRFLRELEPPITTDDGKMEALLNPKVPLYVNFRKDVVSVICNYLGGRKQVQDEIRKKDGIPLLLQQCIVEESYYPNLREIATLTIRNLLEDNLANQYEVAQLELKEPVITPQIAQMGLKVEIDKDTRRPKLVKEEEKAFC; encoded by the exons ATGGCGACCTACCTCGGCGACCAGGAAGACACCGTCGAAACCCTAGAATACCTCCTCCAAATCAGCAAGAGCATGGCCGGCCGCGACCGCCTCAACGCCGACGAAGGAATCCTACCCGGCGTCCTCCGCCGCCTTTCCTCATCTCCTGAGCCGCTCCTTTTGCCTCGCCTTTTACTCGTCCGAAACCTCTGCTACGGCGACTGCGCCAACCAGGAAGTCTTCCTCTCTGCCGGTGGCCTCGATCGGGTCGCTTCCGCCCTCATCGGTCAGGCCTCCATCAGCTTGGATGCCGTTCGGACGGTGCTTCAGATCCTGGCCAACTTCGTTGCCAGTGACGAGGCAAACAAGGAAGCGGTGTGGGCTCGGTTCTTCCCCCTCTGGTTTAACGAGTTGTCTAGGTCGAGGGACGCTGCCATTCACAATACCCTCTGCAGGGTTTTGCTCGCCTGCTGTACTGAAGGGGAATGGCGCCGGAGGCTGAGCGAGCTTCTCGAGATCGAGAGGGGATTACCAATTCTACTGAACATTGTCGCCACCATGCTCCGAG TTATTCAGAACGAAGCGCCCGCGCCATTCTACTTTCTCCTAGGAAAAGCTTGTGTCCAGGAAGCATATTTTACCATTGTGTTTCAGGCCTTGAGCTCGAATAATTTCATGGACATTGGGAGGTGTGGTGTTAACTTCACTGAAGAGCAAATATTCCTTCTTCAAATACTATCAGATTGCTTGCACACCTTTCCTCGACATCTTGAAACCGTTTCTAAAAATTTTGCACTTGGTCTTCTTAAAATTTTGATAGAAGCTTACAGGGTTATCAGTGATAGATCCCTAAATGAATCTAATTCCAAGtctggtcctgcaaataaagcccTACATTTCTCACTCCTGATCTTGAGGGACATGTTCTCTTGGAAACAAAGTGTAACAGCAACTGAGGACCCTGCTGACTCATTTCAGTGCGAAGATCTGGTAGAGCTTCTTTTAAGATTTCTTCGAGAACTTGAACCCCCGATTACTACTGACGATGGAAAAATGGAGGCTTTGTTGAACCCAAAAGTGCCCCTTTATGTTAACTTCCGGAAGGATGTAGTTTCTGTCATTTGCAATTATTTAGGTGGAAGGAAGCAGGTTCAAGATGAGATCAGAAAGAAGGATGGGATCCCTCTTTTACTGCAACAGTGCATTGTTGAGGAAAGTTATTATCCTAACCTGAGAGAAATTGCCACATTAACTATCCGAAACTTGCTGGAAGATAATCTAGCCAACCAATATGAAGTCGCCCAACTCGAATTGAAAGAGCCAGTCATCACACCTCAAATTGCTCAAATGGGACTGAAGGTGGAAATAGACAAGGACACTCGGCGCCCAAAGTTG gtaaaagaagaagaaaaagcttTCTGCTAG
- the LOC122024069 gene encoding bifunctional dTDP-4-dehydrorhamnose 3,5-epimerase/dTDP-4-dehydrorhamnose reductase-like produces MGLKTENGSAASGFKFLIYGRTGWIGGLLGRLCTERGIPFAYGAGRLENRVQLEDDIAENSPTHVFNAAGVTGRPNVDWCETHRAETIRANVVGTLTLADVCRQRGLILINYATGCIFEYDDKHPLGSGVGFVEEDTPNFVGSFYSKTKAMVEELLKNYENVCTLRVRMPISSDLANPRNFITKITRYDKVVNIPNSMTILDELLPISIEMAKRNLTGIWNFTNPGVVSHNEILEMYRDYIDPKFTWKNFTLEEQAKVIVAPRSNNELDTTKLNNEFPELLPIKESLIKYVFQPNKKKSAS; encoded by the exons ATGGGTCTCAAGACGGAGAACGGCTCGGCGGCGTCCGGATTCAAGTTCCTCATTTACGGCCGCACCGGATGGATCGGCGGCTTGCTGGGCCGCCTCTGCACCGAGCGCGGTATCCCCTTCGCCTACGGCGCCGGCCGTCTTGAGAACCGCGTGCAGCTCGAGGACGACATAGCCGAAAACTCTCCTACCCACGTATTCAACGCCGCCGGAGTTACTGGTCGACCCAACGTCGACTGGTGTGAGACCCACCGCGCGGAGACCATCCGAGCCAACGTCGTCGGCACTCTCACTCTCGCCGACGTTTGCCGCCAGCGTGGCCTAATTCTCATAAACTACGCCACCGGATGCATCTTTGAGTACGATGACAAGCACCCTCTCGGCTCCGGCGTCGGTTTCGTGGAGGAGGACACGCCTAACTTCGTCGGTTCCTTTTACTCCAAGACCAAAGCCATG GTTGAGGAGCTGCTGAAGAACTACGAGAACGTTTGCACCCTCCGCGTTCGAATGCCCATCTCATCTGATCTGGCAAACCCTCGCAACTTCATCACCAAAATCACCCGCTACGATAAGGTCGTCAACATACCCAACTCCATGACCATTCTGGATGAACTTCTGCCGATATCAATCGAGATGGCAAAGCGGAACCTCACCGGTATATGGAACTTCACCAATCCCGGTGTGGTGAGCCACAACGAGATCCTGGAGATGTACAGAGACTACATCGATCCCAAATTCACGTGGAAAAATTTCACACTCGAGGAGCAGGCGAAGGTGATCGTTGCTCCGCGGAGCAACAACGAACTGGACACCACCAAACTGAATAATGAGTTCCCAGAGCTTCTTCCAATCAAGGAGTCTCTCATCAAGTATGTTTTCCAGCCAAATAAGAAGAAATCTGCCTCCTAA
- the LOC122024070 gene encoding uncharacterized protein LOC122024070 has product MARSPLAAVGSVADAAAWYAALFLGALVLLSSSLQEGGPGELDEPAGGGRLVLGRPCDEIYVVGEGETLHSISDKCGDPFIVERNPHIHDPDDVFPGLVIMITPSSSKPPV; this is encoded by the coding sequence ATGGCCAGGTCGCCCTTGGCCGCCGTAGGCTCGGTCGCCGACGCCGCCGCATGGTACGCGGCGTTATTCCTCGGGGCGCTCGTCCTGCTGAGCTCGTCGCTGCAGGAAGGCGGCCCGGGGGAGCTAGACGAGCCGGCCGGCGGCGGGCGGCTGGTACTAGGCCGGCCCTGCGACGAGATTTACGTGGTGGGCGAGGGGGAGACGCTGCACAGCATCAGCGACAAGTGCGGCGACCCCTTCATAGTCGAGCGGAACCCGCACATCCACGACCCCGACGACGTCTTCCCCGGCCTCGTCATCATGATCACCCCGTCGTCGTCCAAGCCTCCTGTGTAG